In Desulfovibrio sp. 86, the following proteins share a genomic window:
- a CDS encoding RelA/SpoT family protein, whose product MIRIQEILDKVAAHNPSADLELIQRAYVFAATAHVGQTRLSGEPYLSHPLAVADTLAEMGFDEATVAAGLLHDTVEDTKATIEELDENFGEDVADIVDGVTKISMIPFENKEEAQAENIRKMILAMSHDMRVLMVKLADRLHNMRTLDFQKAYKQKRIAQETMDIYAPLANRLGLYVLKRDLEDLSFKYLRPDIYNQIDHWLDKHQVVEKQIIAKVVDLIKDLLASNGIDGQVYGRIKHKYSIYKKMQSQSLSLDEMHDIMAFRVLVKDIKDCYAALGLVHSQWRPVHGRFKDYISMPKTNGYQSLHTTVIGPEGERIEIQIRTEDMHRQAEHGVAAHWLYKEKGRVNSKDLEQFGWLREIFERQSEETDSREFMHSLKMDLFKDEVYVYTPAGDVKELPEGATPLDFAFIIHSKVGQHCAGAKVNGRLMPLGTELKNGDIVEIVTDPSRNPNRDWLKIVKTARARSRIQHYLRTEERAHAVSLGRDMLEKEGRKVSLNVNKAIKEGHMALVAQEMNFEGVDDLVASVGYAHTTPRKVLNKLYAVLHPGEAAATPATPTVKESKDAATRKTEGVGISGVDGVLMRFAKCCNPVPGDPIIGYISRGLGISVHRADCPNVANMEPERLISVHWDGVEEKPYEAGIFIIAKNEHGVLALVAQILAKNNVNITGLNMDNLVDGRAKLRFTVEVLDATQLYQLIEAIRALPPILEVVRDTEDTK is encoded by the coding sequence ATGATTCGTATACAGGAAATTCTCGACAAGGTTGCGGCGCATAATCCCAGCGCCGATCTGGAACTTATCCAGAGGGCATACGTGTTTGCCGCTACCGCACATGTCGGACAGACGCGCCTTTCCGGCGAGCCCTATCTGTCCCATCCTCTGGCCGTGGCCGATACCCTGGCTGAAATGGGATTTGACGAAGCCACGGTGGCCGCCGGCCTTTTGCACGACACGGTGGAGGACACCAAGGCCACCATCGAAGAGCTGGATGAAAATTTTGGTGAGGATGTGGCCGATATTGTTGACGGCGTCACCAAGATCAGCATGATTCCCTTTGAAAACAAGGAAGAAGCGCAGGCAGAAAATATCCGCAAGATGATCCTGGCCATGAGCCATGACATGCGGGTTCTCATGGTCAAGCTCGCCGACCGTCTGCACAACATGCGCACCCTTGATTTTCAGAAAGCGTACAAACAAAAGCGCATCGCCCAGGAAACCATGGATATTTACGCCCCGCTGGCCAACCGCCTGGGGCTGTATGTTCTTAAGCGCGACCTGGAAGACCTGAGCTTCAAATATCTGCGGCCAGACATTTACAATCAGATCGACCACTGGCTAGACAAGCATCAGGTGGTGGAAAAACAGATTATTGCCAAGGTTGTTGACCTCATCAAGGATTTGTTGGCTTCCAACGGCATTGACGGCCAGGTGTATGGGCGCATCAAGCACAAGTACAGCATCTATAAAAAGATGCAGTCCCAGTCGCTCAGCCTTGATGAAATGCATGATATTATGGCGTTTCGTGTGCTGGTTAAGGATATCAAGGACTGCTACGCCGCGCTGGGCCTCGTGCATTCGCAGTGGCGTCCGGTGCACGGACGCTTCAAAGACTATATCTCGATGCCCAAAACCAACGGCTATCAGAGTCTGCACACAACCGTCATCGGCCCCGAGGGCGAGCGCATCGAAATCCAGATCCGTACTGAAGACATGCACCGCCAGGCTGAACACGGCGTGGCCGCGCACTGGCTGTACAAGGAAAAAGGCCGCGTCAACAGCAAAGACCTGGAGCAGTTTGGCTGGCTACGAGAAATTTTTGAACGGCAGAGCGAAGAAACCGACTCGCGCGAGTTCATGCATTCGCTCAAAATGGATCTCTTCAAAGACGAGGTCTATGTCTATACCCCGGCGGGTGATGTAAAGGAACTGCCCGAAGGCGCAACGCCCCTGGATTTTGCCTTTATCATCCACTCCAAGGTCGGGCAGCACTGTGCGGGCGCCAAGGTCAACGGCCGCCTCATGCCCCTGGGTACGGAACTGAAAAACGGCGATATTGTCGAAATCGTCACAGATCCCAGCCGTAATCCCAACCGTGACTGGCTCAAGATAGTCAAGACCGCCAGGGCGCGCAGCCGCATTCAACACTACCTGCGCACCGAAGAACGCGCCCACGCCGTAAGCCTCGGGCGCGACATGCTGGAAAAAGAAGGCCGCAAGGTCAGCCTTAATGTGAACAAGGCCATCAAGGAAGGGCATATGGCCCTGGTGGCCCAGGAAATGAATTTTGAAGGCGTGGATGATCTGGTGGCTTCGGTGGGCTATGCCCATACCACGCCGCGCAAGGTGCTCAACAAGCTGTACGCTGTTCTGCATCCTGGTGAAGCCGCAGCCACGCCCGCAACGCCCACTGTCAAAGAAAGCAAGGATGCCGCCACCCGCAAGACCGAGGGCGTGGGAATTTCCGGCGTGGACGGCGTGCTCATGCGCTTTGCCAAGTGCTGCAATCCCGTACCAGGCGACCCCATCATCGGCTATATCAGCCGGGGGCTTGGCATCAGCGTGCACCGGGCAGACTGTCCCAATGTGGCCAATATGGAGCCGGAGCGGCTCATTTCCGTCCATTGGGACGGCGTTGAAGAAAAGCCCTATGAAGCCGGCATCTTCATCATTGCCAAGAATGAGCACGGCGTGCTGGCCCTTGTGG